Below is a genomic region from Vitis riparia cultivar Riparia Gloire de Montpellier isolate 1030 chromosome 5, EGFV_Vit.rip_1.0, whole genome shotgun sequence.
AATTTTCTGAACTTGGATCCCCAGATTAGAAGCTTGTGGCTGGACCTGGTTTAATTCATGTTTGACAAAAGATATCAACCCCTAGTTATTCCCCACAGTTCTATACTGCATCTTATATTTTCTGAAATGGAATGCAAATGATTACTAAAACCTTTGATTTTCTGAGCAGAAGTGATCTCTGGAATTGGAGATGGCGAGCACAGTGGATGCAGGGGGACATCCGATCCCCACATCAGCAGTACTGATGGCATCTTCAAAGCATATAGGGTCAAGATGCTTCTCAGAAAATGTGGCCTTCCTCAAATGCAAGAAGCAGGATCCAAATCCTGAGAAATGCCTCGACAAAGGCCGTGAAGTCACTCGTTGCGTCTTTGGCCTGTAAGGATTATCAGAATTTC
It encodes:
- the LOC117914965 gene encoding NADH dehydrogenase [ubiquinone] 1 alpha subcomplex subunit 8-B-like; translated protein: MASTVDAGGHPIPTSAVLMASSKHIGSRCFSENVAFLKCKKQDPNPEKCLDKGREVTRCVFGLLKDLHQRCTKEMDAYAGCMYYHTNEFDLCRKEQQEFEKACPLE